The window ATCGGCTTCTTCGGTGCCATGTTTTCATACGATCACAAAGCAGGCATTACAGCGTCTGCGAAAGCCCTACGACAGCTGTATTCCATGAAGAACTTCAAGCCAGAGATGGGGATCAAAGTCTTGGAAGATGTCTCCAAGCTGAAGGAAGATTTCCGGCTACAGACTGCCGTTACCAGACTTGAGCTTTACGAGTTGTTCCTCAGCTTGGTGGAAGACCCAGCAGTCAGCAGCGAACTTCAACACAAGTACGGCTCCTCATGCGGCTTTgcccttgatctcctccagctctgCTCAAGTGAGCGAGACCCACGAAACCTTATGATCTGGTTCAAAATCATCAGACGACTCCTTACCGAattctcaccatcacccgaGGTCACCGAAGAGATTTTCAAAGCCTTCTCTGCCTACTTCCCCATTTCTTTGCGGAGCTCGGCCACCCCAATAGGAATCACAGCCGAGGACCTCAAGGAGGCGGTGCGGAACTGTTTTTCATCGCATCAACGTGTTGCCCCTTTTGCCTTTCCATTTCTCATGCAGAAGCTTGATCAAGGGGATGCAGTCACGGTGGCTGTCAAGGTATGCTGAAAATGCTCCTGAGTTCCGAAAGTATAGCTTGCTAACTCCGTTAGGTCGACATTCTGAGAACCATCAAGGCGTGTATCGAAGAGTACGAAAACCCGCAGGCTAGCGTTGTCCCATACATCAAAAAGATCTGGGGGTCCCTGAAATACGAAGTACGAAACGGGGAGGTAAAGGAGAGCATCGACGCCACCATCGAAGTGCTCCGTGCTATTGCCAGAAAGCTCGATGGCTCGAAAACTCACAAGCATGAAGTCACCCTGCTGAAGAACTACATCGACCTGGTGTTTGGAGACTGCAAAGACGACCTTTCCAATCCGACCTACACGAAACAAGCGGGTCTTCTGTTATTGACGGTTGTCACCGCAAGCATCAAGGGCTATGTGTTTTACAATGCTAGCTTCATCGATATCATCCGCCAAAATCTTCGACAACCAAAGTCTCCGACTCATACCCGAGACCTTCTGCTACTTGTGAACTCTATTCTCAAGACACGGATAGAGCTCTTCAAGAACCGAAAAGTTGGACAtcctgatgatgaggagcaaTTACGTTCCGAGCCACGCACCCACCTCGTTAGCCTCTTCCACGATGTCTACCTGCCAATATGGACTGGCAAGGCCAGTGAATCTGATTCCAAAGAGAGCGATGTCCTGAAACAAGTCgctcttggtcttggcttgCTTGTCAGCCAGCAAGCTTTGGATACGAAGGGTGAGGTGTCACTCCTCTGCTCCGGGCCTATCTGTTTTGAGATCTGCAACCTTCTCACTGTCACACTTGTGAAGCCTTTGACCCTGAGTTCCAATGACAATCAGAGCCAGGATGCGACGCTGGAAGATGACGTTGTGCTTGCTCTGCGCACAATCGTCATGAGTTACACAGATGGCTATGGGCATATTCTCAAGACAGCCAGAAAGGAAATCCAGAAGCGCGACTGGACTGGTCCTTCTGAGTATTCGCTGGAGGCTCTGAAGATTCTGCTTTCTCGACTGGCGTTCATCGGGTGCTCAGAGATTCCGACCCAGGTCAAGTCTGACACGGAGCCGGAACACCCATACAGCCCGCTGCGGCACTATGACGCGTGGCTGCGGACGCTAGTATACCTCTTCCCACTGTCGGCTCAGTCCCTTACTGCGAACTCGTACATTTTGTCGTCTCTTCATGCGTCGGTCATATGGTTCCGTGACGCCTGTGAAGCAAGGTACGGGACTGGTGCACTGGCCCAGTATTCAAATAGCGACAAGAACTGGCTTGCGGAATTTGAGCAGCTTCCAGGTACATTCTTCAGTCAGACGGAGGGTCAATCTATACTGCCAGACGAAGTTGCTTCAagctttggcgaggatgaccCCGAGACGTATCTCCAGTTCCTGCGACTCAGCTTGTTCATCGTGAGGGGATTTTACAAGGGTGCCAATAGTGAAGCACCATGGTCAGAGCAAGCGCTTGTCCAGCTTGCTCAGACGGCTGCCTTGGTTGTGCGAAGCCTCGATGAAAAGTTGCAGGTGTCTTGTAATCTGGCCCGCGAGGCATTCAGTTTGTTCAAGACCTCCGAGGACAAGCCCTGCGCTAGCCCATTGAGTGGGTTACTCACAGTTGGTATCCTTCAGGGACTTCACCCGGGTGCTATGACTGAGCTGGTGAGTTTCATGCTCTAAATCACCGTTCCCAAACCAAACTGACAACAACATTTGTAGTATCAACCCGGAGGTGTAGCAGAGAAGTTTATCTGCGATACATCCGACCTTGGCTCCTCGCCACGAGCAAGCGATATCAAGGCCGCCGTTGGAGCCATCTATTCC is drawn from Podospora pseudocomata strain CBS 415.72m chromosome 1 map unlocalized CBS415.72m_1, whole genome shotgun sequence and contains these coding sequences:
- a CDS encoding uncharacterized protein (EggNog:ENOG503Q31B; BUSCO:EOG09260SR2; COG:K; COG:L) — its product is MAQFKQWALEYVLADDEPVQLQLTKKAAKEIEDSRASSTVVGNWAASVHQWMTLTHSNDDGQMEDEDERANGDIVSRAKALGFLAGTLEALDKTILRPDQVQRLIGFFGAMFSYDHKAGITASAKALRQLYSMKNFKPEMGIKVLEDVSKLKEDFRLQTAVTRLELYELFLSLVEDPAVSSELQHKYGSSCGFALDLLQLCSSERDPRNLMIWFKIIRRLLTEFSPSPEVTEEIFKAFSAYFPISLRSSATPIGITAEDLKEAVRNCFSSHQRVAPFAFPFLMQKLDQGDAVTVAVKVDILRTIKACIEEYENPQASVVPYIKKIWGSLKYEVRNGEVKESIDATIEVLRAIARKLDGSKTHKHEVTLLKNYIDLVFGDCKDDLSNPTYTKQAGLLLLTVVTASIKGYVFYNASFIDIIRQNLRQPKSPTHTRDLLLLVNSILKTRIELFKNRKVGHPDDEEQLRSEPRTHLVSLFHDVYLPIWTGKASESDSKESDVLKQVALGLGLLVSQQALDTKGEVSLLCSGPICFEICNLLTVTLVKPLTLSSNDNQSQDATLEDDVVLALRTIVMSYTDGYGHILKTARKEIQKRDWTGPSEYSLEALKILLSRLAFIGCSEIPTQVKSDTEPEHPYSPLRHYDAWLRTLVYLFPLSAQSLTANSYILSSLHASVIWFRDACEARYGTGALAQYSNSDKNWLAEFEQLPGTFFSQTEGQSILPDEVASSFGEDDPETYLQFLRLSLFIVRGFYKGANSEAPWSEQALVQLAQTAALVVRSLDEKLQVSCNLAREAFSLFKTSEDKPCASPLSGLLTVGILQGLHPGAMTELYQPGGVAEKFICDTSDLGSSPRASDIKAAVGAIYSNKYPAGPAASEEYQTLKRGLQFWTNYIKNAVKSSDIDSGSFHSFTNVAMHTVAGAVARQEKFVLDLIPILHEAAASPSPNGEIVARSMGILVQPNSEVLNKESHANIKRFYKQWAYNFLVRPLYDLARPGSDKDPKATARYSIMILSVVKNCPFTVYQDDLESLLRLLVTALSNKMDDSVLSEEAAQAQVIAALEILVDILANEPSALKGFLKEIISGATKVYQESATSNKTLHKTLTTCRKLSLQVLGALPKTFEERYLLCFSRPTQRMLASACGDPVRKVREAARSARANWAKVV